One part of the Haliotis asinina isolate JCU_RB_2024 chromosome 2, JCU_Hal_asi_v2, whole genome shotgun sequence genome encodes these proteins:
- the LOC137274030 gene encoding protein YIPF6-like — protein MADVEFLTDQEVDIPLEGDITVPGIAKSDDELSTLDEPVKETIKRDLSAVGKKFFHVLYPRTSFVLLKEWDLWGPLILCVFMAMMLQGDEKVDSMHDGSPQFAEVFVIYWAGAFVVTLNTKLLGGNISFFQSVCVLGYCVLPLCISLIVCRIILVFGTASTGLFITRFIFVLLGFGWSTFASTAFLGSSHPPKRTVLAVYPLFLFYFIISWLIISHKV, from the exons ATGGCTGACGTGGAATTCCTCACTGATcaa GAAGTAGATATACCTCTGGAAGGCGACATAACAGTGCCGGGAATTGCCAAGTCAGATGATGAGTTATCTACATTGGATGAACCTGTCAAAGAGACCATT AAAAGGGACCTATCTGCCGTAGGGAAGAAGTTCTTCCATGTTCTGTATCCAAGGACAAGTTTTGTGCTGCTGAAAGAAT GGGATCTGTGGGGACCGCTCATCCTGTGTGTTTTCATGGCCAT GATGCTACAGGGAGATGAGAAGGTGGACAGCATGCATGATGGTAGTCCTCAGTTTGCAGAGGTGTTCGTTATCTACTGGGCTGGTGCTTTTGTCGTCACCCTCAACACAAAACTCCTTGGCGGCAACAT TTCCTTCTTCCAGAGTGTCTGTGTTCTAGGCTACTGTGTGCTGCCTCTGTGCATCTCTCTCATTGTGTGTCGAATTATCTTGGTGTTCGGAACAGCATCAACGGGACTTTTCATCACCCGCTTTATCTTCGTCCTCTTGGGCTTTGGCTGGTCAACGTTTG CCTCCACAGCATTCCTTGGATCCAGTCATCCTCCCAAGAGAACGGTCCTGGCTGTGTACCCGCTCTTCCTCTTCTACTTTATCATCAGCTGGCTCATCATCTCGCACAAAGTCTGA